Proteins from a single region of Metallibacterium scheffleri:
- a CDS encoding mechanosensitive ion channel family protein has protein sequence MGAGDGIGDGIGDGIVVASVGVGAQRYCSGHAQLPDRARNIATAGVLLIGFRPLPGLIVMQVWMRRLDLLDLSHASVRMGLRLLLGIVLFALGLWLAARVANLMRRALRRARVEPTLIPFLRNSLYGALIVLVAVSVLGFLGVPTASLVAAVGAAGLAIGLALQGSLSNLAWGVLLILFRPFHTGDWVDAGGYSGSVEAISLMHTTLVLADNRVVVIPNAKVGGDAIVNYNRRGTRRAQVQVGIGYGEDLARALQVLHDMLVADARVLSDPAPSVYVAALGDSAVNLTLWAWAQRADWWPLQQDLPRRVKETLDAAGISIPFPQRELLIRRMPVAARADRSAR, from the coding sequence ATGGGCGCAGGCGATGGCATCGGTGATGGCATCGGTGATGGCATCGTCGTGGCATCGGTCGGGGTGGGCGCGCAGCGCTATTGTTCCGGTCATGCGCAGCTGCCCGACCGTGCGCGCAACATCGCGACAGCCGGTGTGCTGCTGATAGGCTTTCGACCTTTGCCGGGGCTGATCGTGATGCAGGTATGGATGCGTCGACTGGACTTGCTCGATCTCTCGCACGCCAGCGTGCGCATGGGCTTGCGCCTACTGCTGGGCATCGTGCTGTTCGCACTGGGGTTGTGGCTGGCAGCGCGCGTCGCCAACCTGATGCGGCGTGCGCTGAGGCGGGCTCGCGTGGAGCCGACGCTGATTCCATTTCTGCGCAACAGTCTGTATGGCGCGCTGATCGTGCTGGTCGCGGTATCGGTGCTGGGTTTCCTCGGCGTGCCCACGGCCTCGCTGGTGGCGGCGGTGGGCGCGGCGGGGCTGGCCATCGGCCTGGCCCTGCAGGGCTCGCTGTCGAATCTTGCCTGGGGGGTATTGCTGATTCTGTTCCGGCCATTCCACACCGGCGACTGGGTGGACGCCGGCGGCTACAGCGGCAGTGTCGAGGCGATCAGCCTGATGCACACCACATTGGTGCTGGCAGATAACCGCGTGGTGGTGATCCCCAACGCCAAGGTTGGCGGTGATGCCATCGTCAACTACAACCGCCGTGGCACACGTCGTGCGCAGGTGCAAGTGGGGATCGGGTATGGCGAAGATCTAGCGCGTGCGCTGCAGGTGCTGCATGACATGTTGGTCGCGGATGCGCGCGTGCTCAGCGATCCGGCGCCATCGGTCTATGTCGCCGCATTGGGCGACAGCGCGGTCAATCTCACCTTGTGGGCATGGGCGCAGCGTGCCGACTGGTGGCCGTTGCAACAGGACTTGCCGCGTCGGGTGAAGGAAACCCTGGACGCGGCTGGCATCTCGATTCCATTCCCGCAACGCGAGCTGCTGATCAGGCGCATGCCCGTGGCGGCGCGCGCGGATCGGTCCGCGCGCTGA
- the waaA gene encoding lipid IV(A) 3-deoxy-D-manno-octulosonic acid transferase, with protein MARLLYTLLLYLLAPLMLVRVALRGLRNRDYLRRWRERFGYVPRLTGARPLWLHAVSVGEVNALARLVEGLLARHPEVPLVLTTGTPTGSARVRQLFGARVHHTYLPYDLPDAVRRFFARTRPRLGVIAETEIWPNLYTTAGRQRVPLLIVNARLSERSMRGFAILPGVRLIRAALDAVVLVLAQSEVDARRYRRLGARPERVRVVGNLKFDMAVADSVRGAGAQVRAALGTLRPVWIAASTHEAEEQAVLHAHAAVLRALPEALLLIAPRHPERFRALAQAARSAGFSVSTRSADGAPTPRAQCFVLDSLGELMTYYAAADLAFVGGSLAPIGGHNVLEPAALGVPVLVGPHTFNFQDITETLLASGAALRIAHAVALEAAVIELLQDAPRRARMGAAALGMIERGRGALAEIETAIERELDAPARATPLTAAAR; from the coding sequence TTGGCGCGTCTGCTTTACACGCTGCTGCTCTACCTGCTGGCGCCGTTGATGCTGGTGCGCGTGGCGTTGCGCGGGTTGCGCAATCGCGATTATCTGCGGCGCTGGCGCGAGCGTTTCGGCTATGTGCCGCGGCTGACCGGGGCGCGTCCGCTCTGGCTGCACGCGGTGTCGGTGGGTGAGGTCAATGCGCTGGCGCGCCTGGTCGAAGGGCTGCTGGCGCGACATCCTGAAGTCCCGCTGGTGCTGACCACGGGCACGCCGACTGGTTCGGCGCGCGTGCGCCAGTTGTTTGGCGCGCGCGTGCACCACACCTACTTGCCCTATGACCTGCCCGACGCGGTGCGGCGTTTTTTTGCACGCACACGGCCGCGCCTCGGGGTGATCGCGGAAACCGAGATCTGGCCGAATCTGTACACCACGGCGGGGCGCCAGCGGGTGCCTTTGCTGATCGTCAATGCGCGCTTGTCGGAGCGCTCGATGCGCGGCTTTGCCATCCTGCCCGGCGTGCGCCTGATCCGCGCGGCACTGGATGCCGTGGTGCTGGTGCTGGCGCAAAGCGAGGTGGATGCCAGGCGCTATCGACGTCTGGGCGCGCGTCCCGAGCGCGTGCGCGTGGTCGGCAACCTCAAGTTCGACATGGCCGTGGCCGACAGCGTGCGTGGCGCAGGCGCGCAGGTGCGTGCCGCGCTGGGCACTTTGCGTCCGGTATGGATCGCCGCCAGCACGCACGAGGCCGAGGAACAGGCCGTGTTGCATGCGCACGCCGCGGTGCTGCGCGCATTGCCCGAAGCGCTGCTGTTGATCGCGCCGCGTCATCCCGAGCGCTTCCGCGCGCTGGCGCAGGCGGCGCGCAGCGCGGGCTTCAGTGTGTCCACGCGCAGCGCTGATGGCGCGCCGACGCCGCGTGCGCAGTGTTTCGTGCTGGACAGCCTGGGCGAGCTGATGACGTATTACGCCGCGGCCGATCTGGCCTTCGTCGGCGGCAGTCTGGCACCGATTGGCGGCCACAACGTGCTGGAGCCGGCGGCACTGGGCGTGCCGGTGCTGGTCGGGCCGCACACGTTCAATTTCCAGGACATCACCGAGACACTGCTGGCGTCCGGTGCCGCCTTGCGCATCGCGCACGCCGTGGCGCTGGAAGCCGCGGTGATCGAGCTGTTGCAGGATGCGCCGCGGCGCGCGCGCATGGGTGCGGCGGCATTGGGCATGATCGAGCGCGGGCGTGGTGCGCTGGCCGAAATCGAAACCGCGATCGAACGCGAGCTGGACGCGCCCGCTCGCGCGACGCCGCTTACTGCAGCAGCGCGTTGA
- the ppa gene encoding inorganic diphosphatase: MGLDLVPAGRDVPHEINVIIEIPKDAEPVKYEVDKASGAIFVDRILSTPMRYPCNYGYVPHTLYDDGDPVDALVILPLPLIPGSVVRCRPVGVLRMTDEAGKDYKILAVPTAKVFAGYAQVEDIAQVSAHWKERIGHFFEHYKDLEKGKWVKLDGWDGAEAARHEVLNSKQRYDALHAKG, encoded by the coding sequence ATGGGCCTGGATCTGGTTCCCGCCGGTCGCGACGTGCCGCACGAAATCAACGTCATCATCGAAATTCCCAAGGACGCCGAGCCGGTGAAATACGAAGTGGACAAGGCCTCGGGCGCGATCTTCGTTGATCGCATCCTGTCCACGCCGATGCGCTATCCGTGCAATTACGGCTATGTGCCACATACGCTGTACGACGATGGCGACCCGGTCGATGCACTGGTCATCCTGCCGCTGCCACTGATACCGGGCTCAGTGGTGCGTTGCCGCCCGGTCGGCGTGTTGCGCATGACCGATGAAGCCGGCAAGGACTACAAGATCCTCGCGGTGCCGACGGCCAAGGTGTTCGCCGGCTACGCGCAAGTCGAGGACATCGCGCAGGTGTCCGCGCACTGGAAGGAGCGCATTGGCCATTTTTTCGAGCACTACAAGGATCTCGAAAAAGGCAAATGGGTGAAGCTCGACGGTTGGGACGGTGCCGAGGCCGCGCGTCACGAGGTGTTGAACTCGAAGCAACGCTACGACGCCCTGCACGCCAAGGGCTGA
- a CDS encoding SH3 domain-containing protein, translating to MKRLFKLALLAAAALAPLSALAADGYVNGYVNLRAGPDVRYPRVTTLPPGTPIAVFGCTSGWSWCDVRGDGARGWISANFVSYPYDNQRVILSAYGGRIGIPILNFVLDAYWGSHYRNRSWYPQRTQWARPDYRQQPSRYRPQQGHYQQQGRYQPQRRPQPQGHYQPQGRPQQPHPGQRPGGPWHGPGGPGHGGKPPQGPAHGKDHGGHRPPHDGGGGGGGGGGGGGGGGGGGG from the coding sequence ATGAAACGTCTGTTCAAACTTGCCTTGCTCGCCGCCGCGGCATTGGCGCCACTCTCGGCCTTGGCCGCCGATGGTTACGTCAACGGTTACGTGAATCTGCGCGCCGGCCCGGATGTGCGCTATCCGCGCGTCACCACGTTGCCACCGGGTACGCCGATTGCCGTTTTTGGCTGCACCAGTGGCTGGAGCTGGTGTGATGTTCGGGGCGATGGTGCGCGCGGCTGGATCTCCGCGAATTTCGTCAGTTATCCCTATGACAACCAGCGCGTCATACTCTCGGCTTACGGCGGACGCATCGGCATTCCGATCCTCAATTTCGTGCTTGATGCGTACTGGGGCAGCCATTATCGCAACCGCTCCTGGTATCCGCAGCGCACCCAATGGGCGCGGCCTGATTACCGGCAGCAGCCATCGCGTTACCGCCCGCAACAGGGCCATTATCAGCAACAGGGCCGCTATCAGCCGCAGCGTCGTCCGCAGCCACAAGGCCATTACCAGCCACAAGGCCGCCCACAGCAGCCGCATCCGGGCCAGCGCCCAGGCGGCCCGTGGCATGGTCCTGGTGGTCCCGGGCATGGCGGCAAACCACCGCAAGGCCCGGCGCACGGCAAAGACCATGGCGGCCACAGGCCACCGCATGACGGTGGCGGTGGCGGTGGCGGTGGCGGCGGCGGCGGCGGTGGCGGTGGCGGTGGCGGCGGCTGA
- the lpxL gene encoding LpxL/LpxP family Kdo(2)-lipid IV(A) lauroyl/palmitoleoyl acyltransferase produces MPHARDRIPRRLLAPRHWPAWVGVGAIWLAARLPYRMLMACGRGAGVLAAYLVPARRRVAARNLQLCFPELDAVAQRRLLRANLRNLGLMLAEFALGWMGSPRALARVPVRFEGLQHLHEAQADGHGVLLVGAHFTHLELCARLLSMRVPLAGMYRIMDSAVFEHVVLRARLGYAAAMFTKDDLLGTVRHLRRGGVLWYAPDQDMRGKDNVFAPFFGVPAATITATHHLARMSGARVLLFAHRRVRGGGYEIHIEPALRNFPSDDVLADTMRINAAIEAMVRAAPAQYLWVHKRFKGRPPGLPPVY; encoded by the coding sequence ATGCCGCACGCCCGCGACAGAATCCCGCGCCGCCTGCTCGCACCGCGCCACTGGCCGGCGTGGGTGGGGGTCGGCGCGATCTGGCTGGCCGCGCGTCTGCCCTATCGCATGTTGATGGCCTGCGGTCGTGGCGCAGGTGTGCTGGCCGCGTACCTGGTGCCGGCCCGCCGCCGCGTGGCCGCACGCAACTTGCAGTTGTGCTTTCCCGAACTCGATGCCGTAGCGCAGCGGCGCCTGCTGCGCGCCAATCTGCGCAACCTGGGCCTGATGCTGGCCGAATTCGCGCTGGGATGGATGGGCAGCCCGCGCGCGCTGGCGCGCGTGCCGGTGCGCTTCGAGGGCTTGCAGCACCTGCATGAAGCACAGGCCGATGGCCACGGCGTACTCCTGGTCGGCGCGCATTTCACCCACCTTGAGTTGTGCGCGCGCCTGCTGTCCATGCGCGTGCCGCTGGCCGGCATGTACCGGATCATGGACAGTGCGGTATTCGAGCACGTGGTGCTGCGCGCGCGCCTCGGCTACGCCGCCGCCATGTTCACCAAGGACGACCTGCTCGGCACGGTGCGCCACCTGCGCCGCGGTGGCGTGCTGTGGTACGCCCCCGATCAGGACATGCGCGGCAAGGACAACGTGTTCGCACCGTTCTTCGGCGTGCCCGCAGCCACCATCACCGCCACGCATCATCTGGCACGCATGTCCGGCGCGCGGGTACTGCTGTTTGCGCACCGTCGCGTGCGCGGTGGTGGCTACGAGATCCACATCGAGCCCGCGCTGCGCAATTTCCCGAGCGACGATGTACTGGCCGACACCATGCGCATCAACGCCGCCATCGAGGCCATGGTGCGCGCCGCGCCGGCGCAGTATCTGTGGGTGCACAAGCGCTTCAAGGGCCGTCCGCCGGGCCTGCCGCCGGTGTATTAG
- the aceF gene encoding dihydrolipoyllysine-residue acetyltransferase, protein MSSLIEAQVPDIGNYHDVPVIELLVKPGDTVTRDQGLVTLESDKATMEVPAPAAGVVKELKVKLGDAVSEGTLVALIEAAASAVAVAAPPKPAIAASLPSVAASAPAPASTPATAAPPPRPVATVAAPSPVRFDSSAVMPDQVPYASPALRLFARELGVDLKKVKGSGKGGRILREDVQAFVKQALDGGGARSGAAGNGLNLLPWPEIDFAKFGPIEAQPLGKIKRATGANLARNWALIPHVTQHDLADITAMEAFRKQLGAEQKDLKITPLVFLIKAAVAALQAFPTFNASLNASGDTLTLKKYFHIGIAVDTPDGLVVPVLRDCDQKGLLDLARELGAISAKARDKKLTPADMSGGCFSISSLGGIGGTAFTPIINAPEVAILGVSKSSLQPVWNGTAFEPRLMLPLSLSYDHRVIDGAAAARFTAFMARALGDLRRLLL, encoded by the coding sequence ATGTCCTCGCTGATCGAAGCCCAGGTGCCGGACATCGGCAATTATCACGACGTGCCGGTGATCGAATTGCTGGTCAAGCCCGGCGATACGGTGACCCGGGATCAGGGCCTGGTGACGCTGGAATCGGACAAGGCGACGATGGAGGTTCCGGCGCCGGCCGCGGGCGTGGTGAAGGAGCTGAAGGTCAAGCTGGGCGATGCGGTGTCCGAAGGCACGCTGGTCGCGCTGATCGAGGCCGCCGCCAGCGCGGTCGCTGTGGCTGCGCCACCCAAGCCAGCCATCGCTGCATCGCTGCCCAGCGTCGCTGCGTCGGCACCAGCACCAGCATCAACGCCAGCCACCGCCGCACCGCCGCCGCGTCCTGTCGCGACAGTCGCTGCGCCGTCGCCCGTGCGCTTCGACAGCAGCGCGGTGATGCCGGATCAAGTGCCGTATGCCAGCCCGGCACTGCGTCTGTTCGCGCGCGAGCTGGGTGTGGACCTGAAGAAGGTCAAGGGCAGTGGCAAGGGTGGGCGCATCCTGCGCGAAGATGTGCAGGCTTTCGTCAAGCAGGCCCTGGATGGCGGTGGCGCACGCAGCGGCGCGGCTGGCAACGGACTCAACCTGCTGCCCTGGCCGGAGATCGATTTCGCCAAGTTCGGGCCGATCGAGGCGCAGCCACTGGGCAAGATCAAGCGCGCCACCGGCGCCAATCTGGCGCGCAACTGGGCGCTGATTCCACACGTCACCCAGCACGATCTGGCCGACATCACCGCGATGGAAGCTTTCCGCAAGCAGCTCGGCGCCGAGCAGAAGGATCTGAAGATCACCCCGCTGGTGTTCCTGATCAAGGCCGCGGTGGCGGCGCTGCAGGCATTCCCCACGTTCAACGCCTCGCTCAATGCGAGCGGCGATACGCTGACGCTGAAAAAATATTTCCATATCGGCATCGCCGTGGACACGCCCGATGGTCTGGTGGTGCCGGTGCTGCGCGACTGCGATCAGAAAGGCCTGCTGGATCTGGCGCGCGAACTGGGCGCGATCTCGGCCAAGGCGCGCGACAAGAAGCTGACGCCGGCCGACATGTCCGGCGGTTGCTTCTCGATCTCCTCGCTCGGCGGCATCGGCGGCACCGCGTTCACGCCGATCATCAACGCGCCCGAAGTCGCCATCCTCGGCGTCAGCAAGAGCAGCCTGCAGCCAGTGTGGAACGGTACGGCGTTTGAACCACGCCTGATGCTGCCGCTGTCGCTGAGCTATGACCATCGCGTCATCGATGGCGCCGCCGCGGCGCGCTTCACCGCATTCATGGCGCGCGCGCTGGGCGATCTGCGCCGGCTGCTGCTCTGA
- a CDS encoding TetR/AcrR family transcriptional regulator produces MKPSAPAVATGHPHARAQGPGRPKDMEKRGAILAAAQKLFTRSGFEGTSMDAIAQAAGVSKLTVYSHFGDKDSLFREAAQTCCGELMPEQVFDFQPGSDVRVALSAIALAHSRVLANAELSALFRAVLGDCGADGDPRLGRLVWEVGPGRAQQKIEHFLSQAVAVGKLEIKDIPMAAGQFLALLRGDLPLRRLFICANVCEEADIRRNAEAAVEMFLRAYTPR; encoded by the coding sequence GTGAAGCCATCCGCACCAGCCGTCGCGACGGGGCATCCGCATGCGCGGGCGCAGGGTCCCGGTCGGCCCAAGGACATGGAGAAGCGGGGTGCGATCCTGGCTGCGGCGCAGAAATTATTCACGCGTTCCGGATTCGAAGGCACCAGCATGGACGCCATCGCGCAGGCGGCTGGGGTTTCCAAGCTCACCGTGTACAGCCACTTCGGCGACAAGGACAGTCTGTTCCGCGAGGCCGCGCAGACCTGCTGCGGCGAATTGATGCCCGAGCAGGTGTTCGATTTCCAGCCCGGCAGCGACGTGCGCGTGGCGTTGAGCGCGATCGCGCTGGCGCATTCGCGCGTGCTCGCCAATGCCGAGCTTTCCGCGCTGTTCCGCGCGGTGCTCGGTGACTGCGGCGCCGATGGCGACCCGCGTCTGGGGCGCTTGGTGTGGGAGGTGGGCCCGGGCCGCGCGCAGCAGAAGATCGAACATTTCCTGTCCCAGGCTGTGGCGGTCGGCAAGCTGGAGATCAAGGATATTCCCATGGCCGCCGGCCAGTTCCTGGCACTGTTGCGTGGTGACCTGCCGTTGCGGCGTCTGTTCATCTGCGCCAACGTGTGCGAGGAAGCCGACATTCGCCGCAATGCCGAAGCCGCCGTGGAAATGTTTCTGCGGGCCTATACGCCACGCTGA
- the thiC gene encoding phosphomethylpyrimidine synthase ThiC: MNAQVSELLSASAALSTAVTAPIPGSRKIHVQGSRADLRVPMREVQLADTPALFGAEVNAPLALYDTSGPYTDPAARIDLNAGLPTLRAVWIAARGDSESLDTRSSDFARRHAQAVELAAVRFPKLPLPRRARAGANVSQMHYARKGLITPEMEFIAIRENQRLESLADQGLLRQHPGQGFGASIQSRITPEFVRDEVARGRAIIPSNINHPESEPMIIGRNFLVKINANIGNSAVTSSIAEEVEKMVWAIRWGADTVMDLSTGKHIHETREWILRNSPVPIGTVPIYQALEKVGGVAEDLTWELFRDTLIEQAEQGVDYFTIHAGVRLPFIPLSAKRVTGIVSRGGSIMAKWCLAHHRESFLYTHFEDICDIMKAYDVAFSLGDGLRPGSIADANDEAQFAELDTLGELTQVAWKHDVQVMIEGPGHVPMHLIKENMDRQLEKCGEAPFYTLGPLTTDIAPGYDHITSAIGAAMIGWYGTAMLCYVTPKEHLGLPDKKDVRDGIVTYKIAAHAADLAKGHPGAQARDNALSKARFEFRWDDQFNLGLDPEKAKEFHDETLPKDAHKSAHFCSMCGPKFCSMKITQDVRDYAREHGMDSAAALDAGMQEKSAEFREQGGEVYRPA; encoded by the coding sequence ATGAATGCGCAAGTTTCAGAATTGTTGAGTGCCAGCGCCGCGCTCTCCACCGCCGTCACCGCGCCGATCCCCGGCTCGCGCAAGATCCATGTGCAAGGCAGTCGTGCCGATCTGCGCGTGCCGATGCGTGAAGTGCAACTGGCCGATACACCGGCGCTGTTCGGCGCCGAGGTCAATGCGCCGCTGGCGCTGTATGACACCTCGGGACCGTATACCGACCCCGCCGCGCGCATTGATTTGAACGCTGGCCTGCCGACGTTGCGGGCGGTGTGGATTGCCGCGCGCGGCGACAGCGAATCGCTGGATACGCGCAGTTCCGATTTCGCACGCCGCCACGCCCAGGCCGTCGAACTTGCCGCGGTGCGCTTTCCCAAGCTGCCGCTGCCGCGCCGCGCCAGGGCGGGTGCCAACGTCAGCCAGATGCACTATGCGCGCAAGGGCCTCATCACGCCGGAAATGGAGTTCATCGCGATTCGTGAAAACCAGCGCTTGGAATCCTTGGCCGACCAGGGGCTGCTCCGGCAGCACCCGGGCCAGGGTTTCGGCGCCAGCATCCAGTCGCGCATCACCCCCGAATTCGTGCGCGATGAGGTGGCGCGCGGCCGCGCCATCATCCCCAGCAACATCAACCACCCGGAGAGCGAGCCGATGATCATCGGCCGCAACTTCCTGGTGAAGATCAACGCCAACATCGGCAACTCGGCGGTCACCAGCTCCATTGCGGAGGAAGTGGAGAAGATGGTCTGGGCGATCCGCTGGGGCGCGGACACGGTGATGGATCTTTCCACCGGCAAGCACATCCACGAGACGCGCGAGTGGATCCTGCGCAATTCGCCGGTGCCCATCGGCACCGTGCCGATCTACCAGGCACTGGAGAAAGTCGGCGGCGTGGCCGAGGACCTCACCTGGGAGCTATTTCGCGACACCCTCATCGAGCAGGCCGAGCAGGGCGTGGACTACTTCACCATCCACGCGGGCGTGCGCCTGCCCTTCATTCCCCTGAGCGCAAAGCGCGTCACCGGCATCGTCTCGCGCGGCGGATCGATCATGGCCAAATGGTGCCTGGCGCACCACAGGGAGAGCTTCCTCTACACCCACTTCGAGGACATCTGCGACATCATGAAGGCCTACGACGTGGCCTTCTCGCTGGGCGACGGCCTGCGCCCCGGCAGCATTGCCGACGCCAACGACGAAGCCCAGTTCGCCGAGCTCGACACCCTGGGCGAACTCACGCAGGTTGCCTGGAAGCACGACGTGCAGGTGATGATCGAAGGCCCCGGCCACGTGCCCATGCACTTGATCAAGGAGAACATGGACCGCCAGCTGGAGAAGTGCGGCGAGGCGCCGTTCTATACCCTCGGGCCGCTGACCACTGACATCGCACCCGGCTACGACCACATCACCAGCGCCATCGGCGCGGCGATGATCGGCTGGTACGGCACGGCGATGCTCTGCTACGTCACGCCCAAGGAACACCTCGGCCTGCCCGACAAGAAAGACGTGCGCGACGGCATCGTCACCTACAAGATCGCCGCGCATGCGGCTGACTTGGCCAAGGGCCATCCCGGCGCGCAGGCGCGCGACAACGCCTTGAGCAAGGCGCGCTTCGAATTCCGCTGGGACGACCAGTTCAACCTCGGCCTCGACCCCGAGAAGGCCAAGGAATTCCATGACGAGACCCTGCCCAAGGACGCGCACAAGAGCGCGCATTTCTGCTCCATGTGCGGGCCCAAGTTCTGCTCCATGAAGATCACCCAGGACGTGCGCGATTACGCCCGGGAACATGGCATGGATAGCGCCGCGGCGCTGGATGCCGGCATGCAGGAGAAATCCGCCGAATTCCGCGAGCAGGGTGGCGAGGTCTATCGTCCCGCGTGA
- a CDS encoding protein-L-isoaspartate O-methyltransferase family protein has translation MTLDFELARQNMVSNQVRTWEVLDARVLDVLTALRREDFVPAAYRDVAFADLELPLGHGEMMMKPVVEGRMLQALELTADDSVLEIGTGSGFISACLSRLAGHVTSLDIHADFTARAGSALRAAQCDNVELVTAEAVREFAPAQRYDAIVATGAVATLPQRWLGWLKPGGRLFVVQGRAPAMQATLLRVDAGTSEILFETDLAYLQHAAPIARFVL, from the coding sequence ATGACGCTGGATTTTGAATTGGCCCGCCAGAACATGGTCAGCAACCAGGTACGCACCTGGGAAGTGCTGGATGCGCGCGTGCTCGATGTGCTGACCGCGCTGCGTCGCGAAGACTTCGTACCCGCGGCGTATCGCGACGTGGCCTTTGCCGACCTCGAGCTGCCGCTGGGCCATGGCGAGATGATGATGAAACCCGTGGTCGAGGGCCGCATGCTGCAGGCACTCGAATTGACCGCCGACGACAGCGTGCTGGAAATCGGCACCGGCAGCGGCTTCATCAGCGCGTGCCTGTCGCGCCTGGCCGGGCACGTGACCAGCCTCGATATCCACGCTGATTTCACCGCCCGTGCCGGTTCCGCCTTGCGTGCAGCCCAATGCGACAACGTCGAGCTGGTCACCGCCGAGGCGGTGCGCGAGTTTGCGCCGGCGCAGCGCTACGACGCCATCGTAGCCACAGGCGCCGTGGCAACACTGCCGCAGCGCTGGCTGGGCTGGCTGAAGCCCGGTGGACGCCTGTTCGTGGTGCAGGGGCGCGCGCCGGCCATGCAGGCCACGCTGCTGCGGGTCGATGCCGGCACCAGCGAAATCCTGTTCGAGACCGATCTGGCTTACCTGCAACACGCCGCACCGATTGCCAGGTTCGTGCTTTGA
- a CDS encoding TolC family outer membrane protein, translating into MNRNPSLTLLGCAIVLALMPAFAHAEDLLQAYQQARASDPVLAQAEATKLATREGIVQARALLLPSLSASYSYSRSHGTSSSSQPFSTSNGFQVLNFTSSNYSYGTTLQGTLSQTLFNFSDWANLKAAHANARSQDATYASAEQDLYLRVATAYFGVLAAQDQLTYSEANAKALKSQFDQAKQRFEVGLAAITDVNTAKAQYDTAVATVISARNALDDAREALTQITGKPARDLKPLREHIPMNAPAPDNLEAWVDMALSNNPALLASEQQVKSASDSVKAAYGAHLPTLSAQLSYTRNPGWADQNSRLGGIGAYHTDSLSRDTAIGVVLSIPIFNGFATQSRVHQAIYNRESAQDVLEQNRRALVRSTRNAFRSVLSGIASVEANKAAVVSSKSSLEATQAGYEVGTQTIVDVLLAQQTLFQSQSAYSQARYTLLLNRLSLAYDGGKLGYTQLQEINALLQ; encoded by the coding sequence ATGAATCGCAACCCTTCGCTCACGCTGCTCGGCTGCGCCATCGTGCTGGCACTGATGCCCGCCTTCGCGCACGCCGAGGATTTGCTGCAGGCCTACCAGCAGGCCCGCGCCAGCGACCCCGTGCTGGCCCAGGCCGAGGCCACCAAGCTGGCCACGCGCGAAGGCATCGTGCAGGCCCGTGCGTTGCTGCTGCCCTCGCTCTCGGCCAGCTACAGCTACTCGCGCTCGCACGGCACCAGCAGCAGCTCACAGCCATTCAGCACCAGCAATGGCTTTCAGGTGCTCAACTTCACCAGTTCCAACTACAGCTACGGCACCACCCTGCAGGGCACGCTGTCGCAGACGCTGTTCAATTTCTCCGACTGGGCCAACCTGAAGGCCGCGCATGCCAACGCGCGCAGCCAGGACGCCACCTATGCATCGGCCGAGCAGGATCTGTACCTGCGCGTGGCCACGGCCTACTTCGGCGTGCTCGCCGCGCAGGATCAACTGACCTATTCCGAAGCCAACGCCAAGGCCCTGAAAAGCCAGTTCGATCAGGCCAAGCAGCGCTTCGAGGTGGGTCTGGCCGCGATCACCGACGTGAACACCGCGAAAGCGCAGTACGACACCGCCGTGGCCACGGTGATCTCGGCGCGCAACGCGCTGGACGATGCGCGCGAGGCGCTGACCCAGATCACCGGCAAGCCGGCGCGCGACCTCAAGCCACTGCGCGAACATATCCCCATGAATGCACCCGCGCCGGACAACCTCGAAGCCTGGGTGGACATGGCGCTGAGCAACAACCCCGCGCTGCTGGCCTCCGAGCAACAGGTCAAATCGGCCAGCGACAGCGTCAAGGCCGCCTATGGCGCGCACCTGCCCACGCTGTCCGCGCAGCTCAGCTACACACGCAACCCGGGCTGGGCCGACCAGAACTCGCGCCTGGGCGGCATCGGCGCGTATCACACCGACAGCCTCAGCCGCGATACCGCGATCGGCGTGGTGCTGAGCATCCCCATCTTCAATGGCTTCGCCACGCAGTCGCGCGTGCATCAGGCCATCTACAACCGCGAAAGCGCGCAGGACGTGCTCGAGCAGAACCGCCGCGCGCTGGTGCGCAGCACGCGCAACGCGTTCCGTTCGGTGCTGTCCGGTATCGCCAGCGTCGAGGCCAACAAAGCCGCGGTGGTGTCATCCAAGAGTTCGCTGGAAGCCACCCAGGCCGGCTACGAGGTCGGCACACAGACCATCGTCGACGTGCTGCTCGCGCAACAGACCCTGTTCCAGTCGCAGAGTGCCTATTCGCAGGCGCGCTACACGCTGCTGCTGAATCGCCTGTCGCTGGCCTATGACGGCGGCAAGCTGGGGTATACGCAACTGCAGGAAATCAACGCGCTGCTGCAGTAA